DNA sequence from the Lycium barbarum isolate Lr01 chromosome 5, ASM1917538v2, whole genome shotgun sequence genome:
AACTTTATATAAAACCCTAAATACCTAATATGGGTGGAAAAATAAAAGCACTGTTTCTACCACCAACGACCTCTTCTCCTTCTTCAGTCATCTTCTTCATCTCCTGCTTCTTTCTTCTACTTCttctctcctcctcctcctcctgcttcttcttcttcttcttcttcttcttcttcttctttttcttcttcttcttcttctttttcctccTCCTTCTTTGtgtctcctcctcctcctcctcattcttcttcttcttcttcatcatttaGAAAACATTtgctcaagaaaaagaaaaagaaaaaaacccaCTTGATTTACGTAATTTCTAAACCGAATTTCATTCGTGCAACACTAGCATTACTTCATAGGTGATTTtcgctcatttggtaagtaaaataATAGTGTTTTATTTCAATTATTCGTCTGGGTATAGTTGCTaattttccaacaatttacaGTAGCAGTTATAGTTGTTACAACAAGTGCAAAAGATGTTGTATAAGAGCTTCTGAATTTATTGCAACAACTGTTGTATTTTTCTGCAACACTTGGAACAATTTATACAGTTGCAACTTTtgtactaatctgttgcaacaactgctaAAAATGTGTATAAATAATTTAGAACAGTTGTCGTACTTTTGCGACAAGTagtccacttgttgcaacaactgtgaaAGCTATTGGATAACTTCTACTCTTTCAAACAACTCACTGACTTGTTGCAACAGCTACATTAGTTGTTGGACATATTTTACAGTTGTTGGATGAAACCGAAACTAAAACTGAAGTTCAACAATTAAGTGAGTTGTTGCAGCAAGTggcctacttgttgcaacaactcacttggTTGTTGGACATATTTTTACAGCTCAGACAAACTGAAGCAGTCTTCAACAACTAatgtgagttgttgcaacaagtaacctacttattgcaacaagtaggccacttgttgcaataactacaTTAGTTGTTGGACATATTTTATAGCTGTTGGATGAAACAAGACTaaaactgaagctgtctccaacaactaagtgagtagTTGCAACAAGTAGGCTACTTGTTGCAACGACCACTCCAGTAATTTCATTTTGTAACTATACTGTCAtgactaatttttttaaaacaaattatgTTCAGGTACCATTAATGGGGGACTAAAAAACAATAGGGGTTTGGTGAAGACTTTAGTAAAGACTTCGTTGAAACTTGTAGCGACTCGAGTCCAATATGGTGAATACTTTGGAAGGCGAATATATGAGtactcatctccatattataATTCCAAGTCCAATCCGATTATTCGCGCCTATCCCCTATAAGGTGGAGAAATACATAATTGCATACTATGAATCATGCGTCTTCTGAAGAGTCTTGGGTAGTTCCTTTGGAGTTGTTAGAGAGAGAAATACCTCCTCCACATGTTGATCCGAGCAAAGCAGGAAGAAGGCAGACAAAGAGGAGACGTAAAATCGGGGAATCATTTCCAACGAGGAAAAATAAATGCTCCATATGTAAAATAGTTGGCCACAAAAAAATTACATGCCCAAACCGAAATACTCCATAGTAGTTAATCTTGCACTGttttataataataattactGTTGTTGGTGTTATTGAACTTGGATTTCATGACATTTTAATTTTGTCCTTTCTTGCAATGGTaaattatgttgttgttgcttgttaaCTTGATTTATATTAGATCTTGATCTTGCTTATATCACAAATGTATGTTATATTGTAAATTCTATTGTTAATAAATTGCTACACAATttccaataagtaagaaatttGTTGCAACAGCTTTATTACTTGTTGGTGTTTTTCCAGCAAGCGATGGGCCTTGTTGCAGAAACTAGTGAGTTGTTGAACATATTATAACAGATGGGAGTTTCTAAGAAGTACCAAATCTGTTACAGAAATTAGGTAGcgtgttgtgttttatccaacaagtggAGCGACTTACTGCAGAAACTAGGTAACTTGTTGTGTCGTGTCCAACAAGTGTAATGATTTGTTGCAGAAACTAGGTAACTTGTTGTGTTGTGTCCAACAAGTGTAATGATTTGTTGCAGAAACtaggtaacttgttgtgttttatccaacaagtggTATGACTTGTTGCACAACTATGTTAGTtactgcaacagatactactagATTCACCCATATATAGTAATCAACAAAGGAAGTCAATTATATTTAgtaataaacaaaggaaatcaatgatatttagtgatcattatatatacttaatcaatttggtggtattttgagtcaggacagATGATTAACTAAGTCTCTATGCACTAAATCAATTGATCTTTAAAGTGTTTTGATgggaactacttgattcacctatATTTAGTAACTAGATGGCCCGTGCCCGTGCTATGCACGGGCGTACGACTGACATCATTGTTTGTATTATTTGTGCAATTATTACAGGAATACTAAAAGGATCATAACACTAAGAAAATAATTCTACGTGTTTCAGGTTTTAATACTTCATAATATTTACGTGCACTAAGCAACAAAAGTATACAATATTGTGAAATCGTACATTCTTCATTTTCAATGAGGAAATCTGTTTACATTATGGAAAAAAGAAGCACCATGCCTTTTGAAATTTGACCACTCCATAAAGCTTTGTTGTCATAACTCATAAGCCTTTTTTCCCAAGTTGTCAAAGATATTAGAACCTGCCATTAGAAACCATAGGGATGAGTACTTGTCtaccaaaataaaagaaagattttggaAAGCGTAAGAAATGACGTGGACACAATGTGAAGTAGGATGCAAGTAAAATGTTTGTGTCCTGTTaaggtaaagagaaatactatgATGCTATTATAAAATCAATAGCTCTTGGAACTATAAGTTGGTAGAAGGAACCCATGGGTGCAAGTTGGCATAACTTTGAGTCTACTCTGTTACCGATGCATTAAGCAGCAATCAATGAAACAACAAGCTATATTGAGTGAGGAATGGCAGTTTGTTACTTGAAAGCCCTTCTAAGGCTAACTAGCACTTTAGTAAAAAACTAAGTAAGAAAACAACTTCACATCATTTGTGAGATTTTGCTTTGCAAATATATTCAGATGATGACAAAGGACTATAAAGGAAAAAATCAAACTTTTATTCTATTGTATTCTGCTTAACATAGTAGTCAAAAATCATGAGATGATAATTTTTAATCCAAACATAGTTTTCACCCGGATTGATCACGTCACAAACCTTATTCGCAAGGGGATCTTGTGCTGATACATAAGCCACCCACAAAGACTTATCAGACCAGAAATTGTGAGTTGGTGTCACAAGTAGCATGTAATGAAACAAAGGGCACAAGAAATGCTTGCAAAAGTCATGATAATACTTGTTTATCAATGATAAGATAGTTGGTACATACTTAAATTTCATTCATAAGAATTTTACTACTTGCTCTTGTTTATTGAATTCTAAATCTGATGCCTTCAAACACCCCACATAAATAATCTCCAAATCTAGTCTTTCAGCTGCAAAATTAGTGTATGTAAAGCATATTTGTCCCATTCAAAACACCACTTTTTTCCTCCTTATCCCTAAGCCTTCAGTTGATACTAATTTGCTACAATTACTTTCATTATAATAATTAGAGTAATCCGATCAACACCAGAACTGTCATCAATAATTCATCAAAGACCTTGATCAATTGTGTTTCTTTAGTTCCATGCAAGAGTGGTATTTCATTACACCACAGATGTGGTATCTTGAAAGTGTGATTTTTCATAAGATTGGAAGGAGAAACATCCAGCATAAACATTAGATATTTAACATTGCAACAAAGGATAGTTTTTTCTTACATGGCAAACAAATTGGTACTAACAAAAAGAGCAGCGAAAGCAACTCAACTTACATTGCAATCAACCTAGGTCAAGTCAAATTTCAAAAACCTCATCAGACAGAGGATGGTATTAAACTGTACACCTTTTCACCATTCCAAATGATATTAAAGGTAGTTGTTGGTTTTAAATATTTCGAAATGTACAGTGGAAGGGCTCTTATAAACATAATAATTAAGCTGCTCATTTTCTAAAAAAGTTAAAGAGTGAAGCAATGAAGGTTTGTCTAAGTTTGGATCAAACTATTATGTGTATTACTAAAGAATTACGAAGTTCTTGATTCCATGTTCAAATGCTAGCAActgcattttttttaaaaaggaagaagaagatagACTGCTCAATTTATAGATGAAAGTTGGTCAGTACATAACTTGGTATTTGTtattatttttggtatatatagaTCTCACGCAAGATAGCCAAGTAGGAGGTATCAGTTTACCGCTTTACAAATTTCTTCACCCTCATTTGATGACGATCTTAAAGATGCTGAAACTTGTCTTTAGCAGTTCCATAGGCTCTCATTACATTCACTTCCTTCAAGTTAAGCACCTTTCTACTGTCCTACAACCCAAAAGAATAAGGTCTAGTTTTCTATATCAGTGGGGAAATCTCTGCCAAATATTTTTGCTAGAATAGTTTTCAATCTATCTCCATGATGGAAACCAATTGTAATTCCTAAACAGACACAAGAAAGGAAAGATGTATTACATACACTATCCCTCATCTATCTTTCATTAATCACACTGTTAGCTGTTGGAGAAAATCAAAGGCACAGAGAAGAGCAATGAACAAAATATAAGAGAGATGAACAAATATTTTGCAGACATCGAAGACATACCTGAAGTTCGATTCACACGCCCAAATCAATTTGGAGCAAACCACATGCATCTACTTTTTGGAGAATAACAAGTTCAAATCTTTCTTCAGATTGAGTTGCAACCCGTGAACATCAATTCCTAAAGTATCAGCGAGACATGCTACCATAGCTGTATTTACACACTTATAAAGTGTAAAGCCTGCATATGGTAATGGAATTTTGACTTCGAAGTGAATAACAttttcaaaagtcttatgcacaatgaattaaataaaagaaagaaacataGGTGTGACATATGAATACTTACCTAGAGTGTACTCAAATACTACTTCAACTACCATAACAACCCACATAGTATTCCATCCAACAACTTCAGACAGAGGTCTCATGTAATAAAACACAGACACAAGGGAAAGAGCCAATCCTACTTTGAGGCAATGAACAACCTTTTTTTGGGAGAATTAGGTGCAAAAAAAATTGCCACTTAAGTGTATTGTTGAAATTTGTAGAATATGCAAAACAAATGCTTTTGGTTTCTCTGACATATATGTCGTCAGCTTCTTCATTGCAATGTTATCATACGACTAAGGAAAGGAAGCAAAGTTACTCTGGAAGCACTCTATCATTCAACTCCAGTTCTTGTTGGGCCCATGCTTCAGTAATTGAAGAAAAGATAATCACAGGCCAACCGAGTAATGCACTTACCTTTAAGATCTGACACATGAAAATGTTCAAAAAATAAGTTAAACAAGATGAAAGTCACATCATCCCCAAAGAGTAATTGAAAAATGAAAACGGAAAAACAGAATACACCTGCCACTAAGGTAAGAATCTAAGGCAGCCAAAGAGGTGTCATAGGTAAATTCACCAGATGTAGAAGCTCCCCCTGAACTACAATAACTATGATTAGCAGCCAAGTAACAATAAAAAACATTTGTTCATTGGTACTTTCAGTAAAGAATTCTTAATTGATAGAGCAAGCAAAGAACAAAGTATATGTTGAAGATGGAAGACTTACTTTCTCTATAGCGCCTTTTCTTCAATCAATGCATGTACGGAATTGGTTAAAAGAACAAATGCCACAGGAATTTCAAGAATAGCTAGACAAAATTTGGTAATTAACTTCTCcttgaaaaataattaaagtggGTTAAACAATGGAATAGTATGATAAaggaagtaaggttgatgaaaaatgtaaatgaaagtaataaCTTACATATGTTATATGAATAGTTAGTAGCTTTTTGAAAGTCCTAAGAGAATGCTTTACGGATAATTTCATTATATACTATATTGTAGGTAGAATGATCATCGGGATCGTCTACTGTTGCGGGTCGGATTAATATTTTTACACAGTCTGAACTTCTTGCTCTTGATAAAGCAACATAAAGTTGACCGTGTGAAAAGACAGGTTCACGTAAATAAATTCCTACGGAATCTAGTGTTTGACCTTGAGCTTTATTTATAGTCATAGCAAAACATAGTCGAATAGGAAATTGTGTTCTTTTAAATTGAATAGACAATTTTTCGTCTTGTGAACATAACAATGGTATTCGAGGAATAAAAACATGTTTGCCTTTAAAGTCACCACTTGCAATTTTAGAACTAATAATATGAGTtttgaaatcagaacaaattaaGCGTGTACCATTGCATAAACCTTCAGAAGGATTTCAATTGCGTAGTAGTATAATTGGACAATTTTGCTTTAGAACTAACTTATAAAGAGGCAAACCAGTAGGATTCAAAGTATGGAGGAAGTCTTCAAATTGGCTTTGGTCTTTTGGCTCTATAGTTTCAACAATTCCAATGAATGTCACAGCAGTTGTGGGAAATTCATCTATGAACATCTGATTAATTTCGTTTACGAAATCATTTTTGGTCGTTAAGATAACACGTGATGTTACGGAGGATGTATCAGACATGAGCATCTGTAGATTGGGATAAACAGTTTTGAATAAAATATTTAATGAATCTTTCTCATTCGTAAAAGGAATAAGAAATGATTTTGGAACCTCAATTTTATCATGTTCATTAACTTCTTCTCTTCCATCTCCAATTCTTAGTAAATACTCACAAAATGTAGGATCTTTGCATGCACGCATATTTTGTGTCAAATGGAATTTTTGAAGATGATCCCAGATATTTGAATACAATAAACATTCACGTATGAAATCCTTTTTTGTTCCGCTTTTCACAACAAGTAAAGTCTGTCTAAAATCGCCTCCAAAAACTACGACTTTTCCACCAAATAGTGTATTTATACCCATAAGATCTCTCAAGAGTGAATCAAAAGTCTCAACAAGTTTTTTCCTAGCCAGTGATACCTCATCCCATACTATTAGCTTTGCATCTTGAATTAAAAATGCAAGTGAACTCTGTTTACTTATATTGCAACAGTAATTTTCGCCTACATCAATAGGAAGTTTAAAACGTGAGTGGGAAGTTCGTCCTCCAGGGAGTACTGAAGCTGCAACACCAGAAGTTGTTGTGGCTAAAGCTATAAATCCTTTTGATCGTACAGTAGCTAATAAAGCGCGGTATAAAAATGTTTTTCCTGTTCCTCCAGGCCCATCAATAAAGAATGCTCCTGGTTCATTTGAGAATATTTTATTAAGTATGGTGATGTACgcttgttcttgttcttgttcttgttctttatttagttttttaTATAGTAATAAATCTTCTTCAGTTACAATTATGTTTCTTTCTAAATGGGTGTCTCTAGCCTCTTGCATTATACTAGAAGATGTAAAAGATGTAATATTTTCTGATGTGAGTTTAAATTCATTGATATTCCGTCCAATTGAATGCAATATATCATTTATGTGGCTTAGAACTAAATAACGAATGTTTTTTGTTTGTATGTTTGGCATAGCTGTAAAGTCTTCAGACATGGAGCTTTCAAATCTTTCCCATAATTCTTTTGGATTAGCAGGACTACAATATACTAATAGTGTAGCAAATAAACGTCGTAGACTATAAGGAATTTGGTAATTTGAAGCTTCTAACATACATTCAATTAAGTTATTATCAGAAGCTAACAATCCTCTTTTTTCTGCAGATTCTCTAAATGTGTTATAGGATTTTCCGTTTACAGTCTTGAGATCTTCATATGATTTTGGTCCTCGTATGTTCATCAATAATAGTCGAAGGTAGTATCTTTCTCCTTCCGTTGGATGACAACTAATAATACGTCCAATAGCATAACCTTGTCTTCGACGTGACCACATTTTATCAGTCATCGACCAAACAAAATGTTCTGGGAATTCTTTGTACAATAAGTTAAGTTCTATGGCATGTTTATTTTTTTCGTTCATTGAAAAAAATTCTGTCAACATTGTTCTTCGATTTGTAGGATTTTTAAGTATTGAATTTAGATTTGTAGTCGTTTTAAAGGAGACAAATTGTTGATTTTTAAGATGTAGCTGAAGTTGGTATACATTGGGATTCATCTCATTGATATGAAACGCAAACAAACGCCACATAGCTTCTGGAGGTGATACCCATCTGCCTGATCTATATTCCTTTATTTCATCTATGTCTGTATTATTAGTGTTATTACTTTGTAGATTGAAAGCAATTTTATCATTCCCTTTACAAATGTATTTATAGAGATATTTAACAACTTTAATATCTGCACAAACTTCAACATTTATGTGACAATTAAACTTGCTTAGTAGATATGGATTGTAAGGAACTACCCATGAATTGTCAAGATATTGGGCTCTAATTTTTACAAATTTTCCAGTATCTCGTCTCCTATATATTGGATATGAATTTTGACCTTTGGATGTTTCATTGGCATAACTTTTGTGGTATTTAAATTTACAATATCCCTTTTTCTTCATGCACGAATTTGTAGGATTTAAAGTTCCACAAGGTCCATGCATCATATGCTTAATAACCAAAGAATGTAAATATTAATTTGTATCAGAATTTGGTAGTTCGGCACAAACAATTCTATCATAAGCCTCAGGTGTCAATAATTTATACTCATCTTCAAGTATAATAAGGAAATGTGCATGAGGAAGACCTCTTTTTTGAAATTCTATAGAGTACATAAAAGCAGCAACTTTACCGAATATACGTTTTTTAACTATATCAGATTTTAGTTCTTCTAGTTTGCTTTAAATACTCGGCTTATTAAATCGGGTCTATTTTGTATTTCATCAGTTGGTAGTAAGAAATCTTCTATTTCTGGCCATGAAGAATTACATGTCATGGTCAGAAAGATATCGGGTAAAACTGTTGGAATACTCTCCCAGAATGTAAAGTATCATTTTCTTCATCATCTCTAATTTGAAGTTTGTAACAGTAATATTCACGACAAGATACAGTGTTCTTTTTCTGTCTTTCTTTCTGCAAAATTTCTTGTTCAATATCAAGAAATCCATCAATTGAAGACATGTTGGATACACTTGGAATGTTCTGATGTTTGCAAGAAGAAGAATTTCTAGGGAAGTTTGATTTTTGTATAACTCTTTGAATACCACAATGCCAACCATTTTCACCATAGGGAAACAACAAAGGGTACTGTAATGCATCGTAACAACCATAGTAATAGTGAATCAGTTGGTTAGTGTTACTATGTGTGTAAACACGAATATGTGGTGTAGAAGCAGGGTTGTCTAATTCTTCATCAGTCCATATAGCTGCAACTTCTGAAACATTGGGTAAGTTGTATGTTTGTTGGTCCAAAGCAGAATCACATTTAAGTGCAATGTAGAAGTTGGATAAATCTGGAATATGTCTTAGAGATTTTAGAAAAACGGAGTATGGATTAATTTTTAGAATATTGACTAATTTCGCAATAACAGATCTATTGAGGTTTTCTGAAAAGGTCATTCTATTAGCTATATCATTCTCATTATCGTAAAAATAAAGTTGTAAATTTCTTGCATTGTTATCTGTAGTAGTGAGGCTATTAAGAAAATGATACATTTGTCATTGAACTTTAAATGTGTAGATTCCTTGAGTTCTTTGTGCCAATTCCTTATCGTACTTTACTCCAAGTGAAGTGAATGCAAACATATTATTGTATGTTCTAATATAAGTACAGAAATGATTGGATTCATCGGAGTTGCCATAGTAGAAACTTTTTAATTCAGGAGGTAGTTGGTGTGAAACTAATTTTACTGAACCATTACTACAGCAAAAGCTTGGGGTTTCATATTGAAATCTTTTGGCTTTGCAGAATCTACAATTTGGGACCTTTTTTAAAATAGTAGAATAGGAAGGTAGTGGATTGATATTCCAACAACCTACATGTGTTGATTTGCGGCCTGATCTAACATAAATAGAGCGGCGAAGTAAAAACGAAGTTTGATTTAACCAACCAATTCGAGAAGAAGAAGGTGTCTCTTGAATGAACAGAGCAGGTTGTCCCAGAGCAGGTTCTCCTGAAATCATGCTTTTCTGAGTAGAACAGTTAGGAGTAGAATTTTCTAAGAGAGTATGTCTTCTCGCAGCATATTCTACCCGACGCCGTTCTAGACGTGCTGCCTTTTGGTCAGGCGGCATTTCTTTATAGGCAATACGACGTCTAAGATTTTTTTCCATTTGGACGTTCTTCGTCTTTCTTTTTTTGTCAGACATCTGATTTCAAAGTACTCAGTTAGAAcccatttttttttgtcataGTTAAAATTTAATATATTCTTACAACACACGCACACATATAATTAAAACcaaaaaatagtaataaaataTGAAGATAAACAGTTACAGAAATCAGATTGGTGGTATCTCTCCCCAAAAAATTATACTCACATTGATGGTATCTCTCCCTTGAGATGGCTTTTGACATGGAAGTTACTAAATAATTACTCTAATAAATCTAAATCAAATAGACTCTTAATCTCCTGACATCTTGTTAAATAAATAAACTGACGAAATTTGGATATATAGACCAACTCAGTAATTTAATAATAATGTGAAACCAAAGGCAAAATTACCTTTAAGTCGTAACAGTGTTCGTCTATGCCGCTGAAGCAACTTTACTTTACAAACACTGCGCAATCAAAATTGTAGGACCATTATATGCCAATTAAATGGATGGAAAAAGTAGGTGATTTTATATAATATAATGGATTAAATAAAATACAAATTCACGAAATACACGTTATAATCCCAATCATAACACCAGTCAATTTCTTTCTATGACAAGAAATTGTTATTAGGTGTGTATGTCTGCAAACTTAGGTGCAACAGATTTAGAAACAGAATTTCACAGCATCCTCAGAATTCATTTCAGTCATCAATTCAGTCTTACCTGTGCACTAAATTAATATTGCTGAAGAAGCTACAggaaaaaattgaaagaaaattaaaaaggaaagttgTGGTCTGGTTTGATAACGTCTATGAAACTCTAGCCCAAGTTTAGGAGGTCTAAATAAGCTCAGCAACTATTTTCTTACTGATCATTGGAAATCAAAGCATATTATATTACCATTTCATGAAAGACCTCCAACAGGGAACACTATCTTTGAATTTCCACTACTAAATTGTTCACAGTTAAAAAGAGTGCTATTTAATAAAAGCAATGAAATTTTTAATATATCAACATATACAGGAAAATAAGGACAAAGGGAAAAAACCTAATTTCTTAAATTGGTGTTGCCCTTTCTTTCGTTCTCTtcataaaataaaattgaaaaattgGAAGAAACCAAATTGCTATGAACCCCAAATTGCAAGTATAAAATTGTAGATACTTTATTATAGCCATATAATTCAGAATTTAAATTGGGTATCTTTTAACTTTGAATTTTCCGGAGAAATTTATTGAAAGATGATGATGGGACAACTCACCAAACATAGAGATGGCAGTGAAGAAGAGAGGAGTTGAAGTGTAAAATAAACCTTACCTAGCGGATGCAGATGAGCATAAGAGAGAGTTGGTtgtgaccctttttttttttcttttctcgttAATAGAGATAGGCAGAAAGAGACATGGATATAcaggaagagaaaaaaaaaacgaagcaGAGAGAATATAAGCACAAACCCAAAAGTGAAGGAGCACTTGAAAAATCCAGGATTCACTTTGAGTAGTTAACAGATGTCCATAAATAGAAGAGAAAAAACCCCCAAACACTCTTGACCCCCCGACCTTAATTTATCAACAGCGACAATCAAAGAATTGGAAACCATAATACAACCCTTGCATTTATACAGAGAGAAGCTAGAAAACCAATGAACAAATAACAATAAACTGGGTGTGCTCGGATTCATATATTCATACCAAAATTAAAAAGAGCGGAAAGAGGGACTTACCAGAAAACCACTAATAAAATGAGATGTAATTCCAAGTAGACAGATCTTGAACACTGGAGGAAGATTTTCAATGGAGTGTCTTTGATTTGGGgaataaagaaagaaagagatgAGGAAGGAGGAAGAGTCAAATGGAACGAAGTAGAACCTTCTATGTGTGTTGAAAAAGTAAAGGAATGGAAGATGCAATGACAGATACACTAAAGTTTAGCCATAAAAGAGCACATATTTACGATAATACCCTTCGTCGTCCAACAAACCCTCACTTATTAATAGTAgaataaacaatggaaatcaatgatatttactGATCATtatatatacttaatcaatttgatggtattttgagttaggacagatgatcaactaagtcactATGCACTAAATCAACTGATCATTGGAGtgatttgatgagaactacttgattcacctatatttagtgataaacaacgaaaatcaatgatatttagtgatcattatgtatacttaatcaatttgatggtattttgagtagggTTGGGCGTTCGGTATTCGATTCGGTATTTTCAAAGTTCAGGTTCAGTAATTCGATAATCGGTAATtgaaagtatataccaaataccgaactttcaaacttcggttcggtaatcggtaaatcaaacttcggttcggtacggtattcaGTAATACCATATTAAAGTCGAAGTCCACTGTGAGATTTGCTTACCTAGGCAAGAGTCATACTGATACTTCACAAACATCACAATTTTGTTTGATGTCTCGTTTTCCTTATAGCATTAGTGTAGGACAAAAATGATTGTTTAATCACTAATTGGATTAAGGCAAGATGCACATTATTTTAGAAAACAAGACATAAAAACTTGACGTGATGCTACATAAAAACAATTTAATGCTAACTCAACATTACAACCAATTGCATTTCAGATAATCCAGCTATCTGTCTAATATACCCAACCGTATGCCAAAATTTCAAATCTCCTAATTAGCGTTGTCTgaaatataaaaagaaataaaagattcTACTAGTATTTAAAATTGATATAATAGTCGAAAGTTACCTTTTCTCTGAATCATAACAGCATAGTTATCATATCCATCCAACTGCAGCAAAGAAAATTAATAAAGTTTATCAAGAAAGTTCCTAAGCAGCTCCATCCATCTCTCTTTCTGATCATTTCAAGTTTTAGCTAATAACATATTAGAaaaccaaaggcataattcctaAGCAACTCTTTAAACTTGCATCCTCTTTTAAAGTACCCCAACTCTCAAAGAAGAGTACCTAAACTGTTT
Encoded proteins:
- the LOC132640178 gene encoding uncharacterized protein LOC132640178 yields the protein MMHGPCGTLNPTNSCMKKKGYCKFKYHKSYANETSKGQNSYPIYRRRDTGKFVKIRAQYLDNSWVVPYNPYLLSKFNCHINVEVCADIKVVKYLYKYICKGNDKIAFNLQSNNTNNTDIDEIKEYRSGRWVSPPEAMWRLFAFHINEMNPNVYQLQLHLKNQQFVSFKTTTNLNSILKNPTNRRTMLTEFFSMNEKNKHAIELNLLYKEFPEHFVWSMTDKMWSRRRQGYAIGRIISCHPTEGERYYLRLLLMNIRGPKSYEDLKTVNGKSYNTFRESAEKRGLLASDNNLIECMLEASNYQIPYSLRRLFATLLVYCSPANPKELWERFESSMSEDFTAMPNIQTKNIRYLVLSHINDILHSIGRNINEFKLTSENITSFTSSSIMQEARDTHLERNIIVTEEDLLLYKKLNKEQEQEQEQAYITILNKIFSNEPGAFFIDGPGGTGKTFLYRALLATVRSKGFIALATTTSGVAASVLPGGRTSHSRFKLPIDVGENYCCNISKQSSLAFLIQDAKLIVWDEVSLARKKLVETFDSLLRDLMGINTLFGGKVVVFGGDFRQTLLVVKSGTKKDFIRECLLYSNIWDHLQKFHLTQNMRACKDPTFCEYLLRIGDGREEVNEHDKIEVPKSFLIPFTNEKDSLNILFKTVYPNLQMLMSDTSSVTSRVILTTKNDFVNEINQMFIDEFPTTAVTFIGIVETIEPKDQSQFEDFLHTLNPTGLPLYKLVLKQNCPIILLRN